One genomic segment of Vulpes vulpes isolate BD-2025 chromosome 2, VulVul3, whole genome shotgun sequence includes these proteins:
- the ZBTB34 gene encoding zinc finger and BTB domain-containing protein 34 codes for MSVEMDSSSFIQFDVPEYSSTVLSQLNELRLQGKLCDIIVHIQGQPFRAHKAVLAASSPYFRDHSALSTMSGLSISVIKNPNVFEQLLSFCYTGRMSLQLKDVVSFLTAASFLQMQCVIDKCTQILESIHSKISVGDVDSVTVGAEEATESRNGVKDSSFFANPVEISPPYCSQGRQPTTSSDLRMETTPSKALRSRLQEEGHSDRGSSGSVSEYEIQIEGDHEQGDLLVRESQITEVKVKMEKSDRPSCSDSSSLGDDGYHTEMVDGEQVVAVNVGSYGSVLQHAYSYSQAASQPTGVSEAFGSLSNSSPSRSMLSCFRGGRARQKRALSVHLHSDLQGLVQGSDSEAMMNNPGYESSPRERSARGHWYPYNERLICIYCGKSFNQKGSLDRHMRLHMGITPFVCKFCGKKYTRKDQLEYHIRGHTDDKPFRCEICGKCFPFQGTLNQHLRKNHPGVAEVRSRIESPERTDVYMEQKLENDASASEMALDSRMEIHTVSDAPD; via the coding sequence ATGTCAGTAGAAATGGACAGCAGCAGTTTTATTCAGTTTGATGTGCCCGAGTACAGCAGCACTGTTCTGAGCCAGCTAAACGAACTCCGCCTGCAAGGAAAACTATGTGACATCATTGTCCACATTCAGGGTCAGCCATTCCGAGCCCACAAAGCAGTCCTCGCTGCCAGCTCCCCCTATTTCCGGGACCATTCAGCATTAAGTACCATGAGTGGCTTGTCAATATCCGTGATTAAAAATCCCAATGTGTTTGAGCAGTTGCTTTCATTTTGTTACACTGGAAGAATGTCCTTGCAGCTGAAGGATGTTGTCAGTTTTCTGACTGCAGCCAGCTTTCTTCAGATGCAGTGTGTCATTGACAAGTGCACGCAGATCCTGGAGAGCATACATTCAAAAATCAGTGTTGGAGATGTTGATTCTGTTACTGTTGGCGCTGAGGAGGCAACAGAGAGCCGTAATGGAGTTAAGGACAGCAGCTTCTTTGCCAACCCTGTTGAGATCTCGCCCCCATATTGCTCTCAGGGACGGCAGCCCACCACGAGCAGTGATCTTCGGATGGAGACGACGCCCAGCAAAGCTTTGCGCAGCCGCCTCCAGGAGGAAGGGCACTCAGACCGAGGGAGCAGTGGGAGCGTGTCCGAGTATGAGATTCAGATAGAGGGGGACCACGAGCAAGGAGACCTACTGGTGAGGGAGAGCCAGATCACAGAGGTGAAGGTGAAGATGGAGAAGTCTGACCGGCCCAGCTGTTCTGACAGCTCCTCCCTGGGGGATGACGGGTACCACACAGAGATGGTGGACGGAGAGCAAGTTGTAGCAGTGAATGTGGGGTCCTATGGTTCTGTGCTCCAGCATGCATACTCCTATTCCCAAGCGGCCTCGCAGCCAACTGGCGTGTCCGAAGCTTTTGGAAGTTTGAGTAACTCCAGCCCATCCAGATCCATGCTGAGTTGTTTTCGAGGAGGCCGCGCTCGCCAGAAGCGAGCTTTGTCTGTCCATCTGCACAGTGATCTGCAGGGCTTGGTGCAGGGTTCTGATAGCGAAGCGATGATGAATAACCCCGGGTATGAGAGCAGCCCCCGGGAGAGGAGTGCAAGAGGGCACTGGTACCCGTACAACGAGAGGTTGATCTGTATTTACTGTGGAAAGTCCTTCAACCAGAAAGGAAGCCTAGACAGGCACATGCGGCTCCATATGGGAATCACCCCCTTTGTGTGCAAGTTCTGCGGGAAGAAGTACACACGCAAGGACCAACTGGAGTACCACATCCGGGGCCACACCGATGACAAACCATTCCGCTGTGAGATCTGCGGCAAGTGCTTTCCATTCCAAGGTACCCTTAACCAGCACCTGCGGAAAAACCATCCCGGCGTAGCTGAAGTCAGGAGTCGCATCGAGTCCCCTGAGAGAACAGATGTGTACATGGAACAGAAACTAGAAAATGATGCGTCGGCCTCAGAGATGGCCCTAGATTCCCGGATGGAAATACACACAGTGTCCGATGCTCCTGATTAA